The Paenibacillus dendritiformis region GGAGTTGCTGATTCCGGTATCCGTCACCCGGTTCATCTCCGAGAAGAAATAGCTGACGCTCTGCCCGATCGCTTTGAGCGAAAATTCCGCCTGCTCGCTATACTTCTGGGCGAACAATTGAAAGGTGATATAGAACACGAGCGACCCCAGCAAAAGGAGGGGAATTATGATCAACGTTACGAATCCAGCCAACATTTTAAACCGCAAGTTCATTCCCGTTCCCAGCTCCGTCCGTATATATTGCGCCAACGAGGGAACATTCCTTATCTCAAGGCCATGTTCGCTTCGTCCTGCATCTTCTGCACGGCGGCAAGCATAGCGGCCGGCTCGAGATCGCCTTCCATGACGCGCTGAATGCCGATGCGCAGCTCGGTGTCGACCTCGGCCTGGATTAATGCGTCGAACGCCGGCCATCTGTACCGAACTTCATTGGTGCGCTGGATAATCTCAAGAATAAGGCCGCTGTCGACCACCTGCTCCATCTTCGACTGCTCCATCTTCAGAGACGGCAGCACGCCGTCTTCCATCAGGCCCAGCAATTGAATCTCTTCATTATAAAAATTGAGGATGAACGACTTGACCGCCTCCAGCTTGCGCGGATCCTCCGCCACCTTGGCCGAGAACGCATACCCGTTGTTCGTATCCACCATTGCGCTTATGCCATCGCCTTCCTTGAGCGGCGGCATCAGAAAGAAGCCGAATTTGCTCTTGCCGTCAGCCGTCTTCTCCTCCGTCAGACCGGAAGATCCCCAGGTCCCGTCGAACATCATGATCGCTTCTCCAGTCAGAAGCTGAGTGCGCTGATCCGCATACTCCAATCCGAGCTCGCCACGCTTAAAATAACCTTTGTTCACCCATTCCTGATGCTTCGAGATCGCTTCCACCATCCGCGGGTCGGTCCACTTCGATTCGCCGGTCTTGAAGCCTGCGGTGAACTGAGGGCCGGTATAGTACGACCACAGATTGTTAATTGTCATGAGCGGAACCCAGGCATCCTTGGAAGCCCGGGCGAACGGGATTTTACCGTCGGCTTTGATCTTGTCCGCGATGGACTCCAGATCAGCCAGCGTCTTCGGCAATTCCAGCTCCTTTTCCACAAAATACTGTTTATTATAAAAATAGCCTTCAATGGATCCGCCGTTCGGCAAGCCATAAATCTTCCCGTCATGCGTCCACGGTTCCAGGTTGAGGAACTTGTCCTTCAAACCGAGCTCCTGCAGAATCGGCGCAATATCCAGCACAAGGCCTTCCTTGGCATACAGACCGACATCCGGACTGCCGAATGTATCGAAAATGTCCGGCGGATTGCCGGCCGCCATCTCGCTTCTCAGCTTATCCTTGCGGTTCACCTCGCTGTCGACCCCATCCAGCCTGATCGTAAGACCCGGATGCTGCTCCTGCGTCTTCTTCACGACCGCTTCAAGACGAGCGAGACGGTTCTTATTCGCGTCTCCGAGCTGAATATGCCGCAGCTTCAGATCGAACGGTTCACTATTTAATGATTGATCGGACTTGGAACCGTCTTCGCCGCCAATCTTGCCACAGGCGGCAATCACGGACGCCGCCGCCACGATCAGCGTGAGAAGAAGAACAGCCTTTCTTCTCATGGCAAGACCTCCCCAAGGTAAATAATAGTGTAGTCCATACATAATCAATTATAGGTCTATCGTCCGTATCCGTTAAGGACGAATATCTACGATCGGGGGATAAAATCCTCTAATCCCGATTATATGATTGTATCCCTGCCAATTGGGTATAAGCCTATACTCTCAGCAGATAAATCCGATCCGTCGCCCATCTGCCTTTTACGGCACTCTCCCATTGAGTCAGGCAGGATCAGTGCACCTCTTCGCGAGCCCTTTTGACCATGATCCCAATTAGTCAGGCAAATCTTCGGCAAATCTCCCCTTTCCGCTACTCTCCCATCGACTCAGGCATGATCCGGTCCGCTTTTCACAAGTCCTTTTGACCATTATCCCATTCAATCAGCCCCTGCCTTATCCAAACATATCAAAGGCTGCTGAACAAATTCTTCACACCGCATAACATTAGAGGGGCTCTTGCCCGAGTCAATTTTCAAGAAGACACATATATGATGACCTCCTGACTGGTTGGGAGAGTGCATGTAAGAGACACGGATACAAATATGGAAAGTCAATACTAAATCAGAAAGATGGCTTTCACAACCACATTGTCAACCACTTTTTGGACTTCCTCCTGTTGAAACTTACGGTTCTTGCAGCGACTCGCTGATGACGATTCATTCTCGTCTCATCCCAAGGGGTGTTTTTAGGCGATACCATAACACGCGTATTTTATGCGCGCCAATCATTTACACGCATTAATTATGCGTGTTATCATAGATTGTGAAGGGAGGGAGAAACAGTTGGGGAAGCAACGTACCGTCAGGGAAGTCTTACAAGCGCTCAAAGCCGCGGGGTTCTACAAATCCCCCACTCACGGTAAGGGCACGAGCCACCGTCGGTACATACACAAGGACGACCCTACGCGGTACGCCGATGTCAGTTACCATTCAAGCGGCGAGGTTTTAGCGAAGGGCACGTTAAAAAGTATTGAGAGAACATCAGGGGTTAAATTTTGCCCCTGATAACCCCCTACTCTCTCCCTTTTAATAAGAAGGAGGTTCTATGATGCCGAATTACATCTATCCTGTTGTTGTCGAAGAGACGCCTACTGGTGTAAGCATATACTTTCCGGATTTCCCGGGCACCGCTGTAACAGCCCCGTCCGTCGTCACTGGTATTAAAGATGCCAAGGTTATGCTTATGCATCGTATCGAAGAAATGAACGACAACAATGAACCTGTGCCAGAGCCTTCCGAGATTAGTGCTATCCAACTGGAAGAGCCGAGCGACCGGATTATCTATGTTGATGTCTTCGTGATCCCACCTGCGGACGACAAGACAGTAACCAAAAACTGTACCCTGCCGAAATGGCTCCGTGATGCTGGAGAGGAGGCGAATCTTAACTTTTCGCAATTACTCCAGCAATCGGTTCGCGAAGCTCTAGGCATAGAAAAGCGGCCATGACTAGGCCGCTTACTTTTTATCTGGCTTTCTCCGGTAAATAAACATCCACGTCCCGTAGGCGGAACGGCTTCCTACATTCCTGACCAATGGGGAGACTGCTCGTAAGAGGCACGAAATAACACTTTCCAAATAAAAAGCTACCCGGGATCACACCCCGGATAGCTTCTTTTGTATGCTTTGACGATGGGAAAATGAATGCGGGACCACGCCTGCGGTTTATTTTTTGCTGTCGTAGGCGGTCTGGAATATCTCCAGGAAGCGCGGCAGGTTCATCCCTTCGAGGGTCTGGAGATAGGTATCCCAGTCTTTCTCCAGATCCGCGTCGCCGATGACGAAGCGGGCCATCATTTCGTCGACATAGTCGTTGATCGTCTTCGACAGGTCGGACAGCTCTGCGGCCTGCTCATCGGTGAAGAACAGCTGCGGCACGGCCATATCCGCGCTTGGCTTGTATGGATCGTAATTATTTTTCGTTTCATTATAAAGGATCACTTCTAGACTCGGCTCGCCGTTATTAGGAACGGCCGAGCTCAAGCGAAGCTCGTTCGAGCGGTTCGTCGGCGCCGTCTGCTCCCAGTGGACGTTCTGAATTTGCCCGTATTCCTTCAGCTTCGCCCACTTGGCCGGCTTGCCGTTGATGCCGATTTCGCCTTCCTTCGCTTCGCGCCACTCCTCGCCCGGACGTCCAATCGTTGTGCGCAGCGATACTTCTTCATCATAAAAGCCGTCCGCCCAACGGAAGGCGACATCCGGGTGCTTCGCGTTTTTCGTAATGAGATACGATCCGACCGAGTACCCGAATGGGTCATAGGCGGCATACTGGACGCCGTTCGGTCCCTTCAATGGCGGCACGGTCACATAGTCGAGCCAGCGGCCGCTCTCCCCGGCAATCTGGGTGAAGACGCCCTGATGTCCCCCAAAGGCCGCCCCGACAATCGGATCGCCGGACGTTTCGCCCAGCTTCAGCAGTTGATCGCTGTCCTGCGTGAAGATTTGCGGATCGATCAAGCCTTCCTTGTACAGCTTGTTCATATAGGCGAGACCGTCACGCCAGCCCGGCTTGTCGAAGGCGACTTGAATGCGTCCGTCTTCCACGTACATATGACTGCGCGATTCGCTGAATACCGGGTTCAGCACGAAGGAGTTCATCAGGAACGCGTCGATGGACGAATACCAGCCGCTGCCGCGCGGAGCTCCCGTAAGCGGCACTTCATCGGCCTTGCCGTTCCCGTTCGGATCCTTTTCCTTGAACGCCTTCAATACGGTATACAGCTCATCCGTCGTCGTCGGCACGTCCAGGCCCAGCTTGTCGAGCCACGGCTTGTAGATCCACATCTTCTGCGCCATCGAGCAATGGTAGCAGTCGTTGATGCTCGGCAGCGCATAAATGTTGCCGTCCGGCGCCGTGATCGCGGTGGCCAGCCCCTCATTGCTGTCCAGCACCTTCTTGAACTTGTCGCCGTACTGCTCGATCAGGTCATTGAGCGGCAGGAACACGCCTTGCTTGCCATAGATCATCTGCTGCGCCGGCGTGACGCCGAATCTCATGATGACGTCCGGATAGTCGCCTGAAGCGAGCATCAGATTCAACTTCTCGCTGGCGCTCTGCTGCGGCACGACGATCCATTCCACATGCACGTTCGTCTTCTCTTCATACCATTTCGTGAACTCGTTCGTCTCGAAATTTTCCACCAGCGCCTCCGATGGAACCATGACCTTCAGCGTCACCTTCTCTTCTACGATCGGGTACGTGCCCTTGGCCGTCACGATTGATTCGCCTGCCTGGCCGCCGTCATTCGTTCCGCTCGCATTATCGCCGCTCCCCGAGCAGGCGGTCAGCAGGAGCGATAGCGTCATCACCGCCGCCAGACATGCCGTACTCCAACGCTTCCATCTCATTACGAATTCCCCCTTTTGTCCTGTTCACAGCCATCTTGCCTTATATGCCTAATGAAGCGGTCGCTTCATGAAGCCGATGCCGAACCCTGCACCTTGGTTCATGCCTTATCCTTTGATCGAGCCAATCATCATGCCCTTCACGAAATATTTCTGCACGAACGGATAGATAGCCAACAGCGGCACGGAAGATACAACGATGAGAGAGTATTTGAGCAGCTCCCGCAACCCTTGGCGAGCGGCTGCCGTCTTCGCGTCCCCAAGCGTCTCCTGGCTGACTTGGTTCTGGACGAGAATATCCCGGAGAACGAGCTGCAGCGGGAACAATTTCTCAGATTTCAGGAAAATCAAGGCATTGAAATACTGATTCCACTGGTCCACCGCGTAGAACAAGGTTACTACGGCGATGATTGGCCCTGACAAAGGAAGCACAATGCGCAGCAGGAAGGTGAAGTCGTTGCAGCCGTCCATCTGCGCCGATTCCAGCAGCTCCAGCGGAATGCTGGTGCGGAAATACGTCATCATAATCATCACATTCCAGACGGACAAGGCCGCCGGGACAACCATGGCCCAGACCGTATCCAGCATGCCGAGCTCTTTCACGAGCAGATAGGTCGGAATCAGCCCGCCGTTGAACATCATCGTGAATACGAACAGCAGCGTGAAGCCTCGTCTCCCCTTGAAGTCGTTCCGGGACAGCGGGTAAGCCGCCAGCACGGTGACCAGCACGCTGATCAACGTGCCGGCGAATGTATAGAGGAGCGTGTTCTGCAGACCGGTCCATACCATCCGGTGCCGGAATACGGCTTCATAGCCGTCCAGCGAGAACTCGACCGGCCACAGCCATACTTTGCCGGAAATGACGGCGCTCGCCGAGCTGAAGGAAGCGCTTACGACATACAGCAGCGGATACAGCACGATAAGGAGAAATACGCCAAGCGCCGCATTGTTCACGAGATGAAAGATACGGTCGCTTTTATCATGAGCCAGTGAATCCATCTGTGTCCTCTCCTCCCGTCACCATAAGCTCTCCTGCCCGGTCTTGCGGGCGGTATAATTGACCATCACGATAAGCAAGAGCGATATTACCGACTTGAACAGGCCGATGGCCGTCGCGTAGGAGAAATTCATCGCTTGGGACAGCAATCCGATTTTGTACACGTAGGTGTCAATCACTTCCGATGTCTTCAGATTCAGCGGATTCTGCATCAAGTAAATCTTCTCGAATCCGGTCTCCAGCAGTTGCCCCGTGTTCAAGATGAGCAGAATCATCGCGATCGGGAGCACTGCCGGCATATCGATATGCCAGATTCGCTTCACCCGCCCGGCTCCATCCAGCACGGCGGCCTCATGCAGGGCCGGATCGACGGTGGACAGCGCAGCAAGATAGATAATGCAGGAGAATCCGATATGCTGCCAGATGCCGGACCAGACAAATATCGATTTGAAGAACTGCATTTCCCCCATAAAATGAATCGGATCTACCCCGAACAGCCCCAAAAACTGATTGATCATGCCTGAGCGGGGATCGAGGAACTGCAGCAGCAGGCCGACCATGACGACGGTAGAGATGAAATGGGGCGCGTAGCTGACCATTTGCACCGTATTTTTGAACCACCGTATCCGGACCGCATTCAGGCTCAGGGCGAGCAGCACAGGCAACGGCGTACTGACCGCAAGGGAATAAAGGCTGATAATCAGCGTGTTCTGCATAATGCGCCAGAAATCATAGGAGTTGAAGAAGCGCGCAAAATGCTTGAATCCGATCCAATCGCTTGCCCACATGCCCTTGACGACGTTGTAGTCCTTGAAGGCGATCTGGGCGCCGACCATCGGACCGTACTTGAAAAGAATGACATAGAGCAGCGGAAGGGCGAACAGCGCGTATAGCTGCCATGATCGCTTCAAATAGGATACGAACGCGGACTTGCGCACCGGTATCGCCGCCGCTGCCGGAATGGATGATCTTGCCTCTGGCTGCCATTGTTCCGACAAAAGCACACCTCCTGTTCCCGGTCGGGACCGTTATAATGGCGCAGCGATGATGACGCTTACATCCAACGCTGCGCTGATGGCTGGCGGGCTTGCCCTGGCCAGCCGTTCGCTGTGTGGTCACAGTGTATAACGGGACTCCGCAGCGGGAAAAGAAGCCGTTTTCAGCGATTGTGCGATTTTTACGAAGAGTCGTTATTCCTTTTTTGTTCACTTAACCATTTTCGATATTCGGTGGCGCTCATCCCGTGCGCGCGCTTGAATGCGCGGCTGAACGAGTTCAAGGAATTGTAGCCGACCCGCTCGGCAATCGAGGTCAAGGCGTCCCCTTCCCGCATTAATTGCTTGGCATGCTCCAGCCTCAGCTCCTCCACATAATCCGAGAAATTCCGGCCGGTCTGTTCCTTGAAAAACGCGGATACATACGCTTCCGACACCTGCAGCCGATCCGAGATGACGGTGAGAGACAGCGAGGAATCAACATAGCCTTCGCGAATGCAGGCCATCATATCCTCCAGCAGCGTCGCGTTGCGGCTGCGCTTCCGTTCATGCACAGTCCGGCTCAATTGAACGAATTCGTTCCGGACAAGCGGGAACAGCTTATGCAGCTCCGACCCTTTCTTTAATACTTTTTGCTGAAAGGTCGCGCTATCGGTCTGCAGCGGCAGATCGAGCGACTGCGCCAGCTTCATGGCCGCGGCATACATATCCATCAGCAGCCAGCGTTCCATCGGACAGGTAAGCGGCCGCTTCTCCCAGTTGTCCTGCCAGACGGTCTGGCATAACCTCGCCACCTCTTCCTCATCCCCGCCGCGGACGGCGTGCGTGAGCCGGTTCTCCATCTCGGCGTTGAACCGGTACATTCCCGCATCCGAGTGCTCCTCCTCGTTCCACCAGATCAGATCCTGGCTCCCGTCGGACATTCCGTACAGCTGCTGCGCCTGTTCCAGCGACCGCGGCACATCCATCCGATCGGTGACGATGCCGCCGATCGTATACATCGGCAATATATGGGCGCTCTTCAGGCGCTCGTTCAATTCCATCAAGGTCTGTGCCATCAAGGCCGCGAAGCGGGCAGGTCCATCACCGTCCGCTTCCGCCTCGGTGCCGTAGAACAGCAAGGCAACCTGATCCTGGCCTACCTCGTGAAGATCGAAGGGAATCCGATCCAAGCCGGACGCCGTCTCCTTCACGACAAGCATTTTCAGCCCCATCTCATCGAGGACCGGGGCGCTCCAATCGTCGCCATGCCAGCCGAGATGAAGCACCGCGACCGCATACATCGTAGCGCTGCGCTGCAATCCCGCATGCGCGAGCGAGGACTCCAGCTGCTGTTCGGTGGCGTATCCCCCGCGCAGCCAGCGATCGAAGACGGCCATGCGGGCATATTCCTGCCGCTCGCTCAGCTTCTGATCAAGCGTCTTCGTCGTCTCGAGCAGTTCTGTGAACGCATCGCGCAAATAGCCGAAGATGTCGGACTTGCGGCTTCGCTGCGCCATTCCCGGCTTCGCGTTCGTATGGACATAGGAGTACAGACCTTCCAAGGGCCGGCTGTTACGGCGGGACAGCCACAGCGCCAGCAGCACGATGACGACGAGCGACAACCCTACCAGCGTGAAGGTCGTCCTCTTCATCGCGTGGACGCTCTCCAGCACCTCGTCCGCCGGCTGCGCGGCGATATACGTCCAGCCCGTCTTCGGGGACGTCGTCTTCGAGACGAGCATGTCCCTCCCGTTCAGCTCGGTACGGTAATGGGGGTTCGACCGTTCCAGGATGGCGGCCAGATCAACCTCTCCTCCCGGCTGTCCGCTCCCGGCTTCGTCCATGGCCTGGCCGATGAGCTGTCCGCTTGTATCCATCACGCGCACCCAGCCCCCGGCCTGCACATTGATGCCGCTGAGCAGCTTTCCCACTTCCGCATGCGGGATGAGCGCCACGACCGCTCCCTGGTAATAACCGGGATACCCAAGCGAACGGATGTAAGTGATCATCTCCTCCTCGGTTGTTCCGTATTTAACGGTATGCAGGCCGATGAAATCTTTGGAATGATACGTCTCCAGCGTCTGCTCCCGCCATTCGGCCATATCCCAATCCCGATAGCGGAGCACATCCCCGTAGAATGAATCAAGCGACTCCACCCGGTGCGGAGAGATGACGAGCGAGCTGTTGCGGAATACGATAAAATAATCCTTCAAAAATCGGTTGCTGATGCTGTAATCATCAAGCGCCTTTTGCGTGCTCATCACTTTGTACGTGTTCGTGCCGGCAAAAGGCTTCTGTACGACTTGAAAGCCTCTCACCTTCGGGTGATCGGCTACCTGCTGAACGATGGATTCCACCT contains the following coding sequences:
- a CDS encoding carbohydrate ABC transporter permease — encoded protein: MDSLAHDKSDRIFHLVNNAALGVFLLIVLYPLLYVVSASFSSASAVISGKVWLWPVEFSLDGYEAVFRHRMVWTGLQNTLLYTFAGTLISVLVTVLAAYPLSRNDFKGRRGFTLLFVFTMMFNGGLIPTYLLVKELGMLDTVWAMVVPAALSVWNVMIMMTYFRTSIPLELLESAQMDGCNDFTFLLRIVLPLSGPIIAVVTLFYAVDQWNQYFNALIFLKSEKLFPLQLVLRDILVQNQVSQETLGDAKTAAARQGLRELLKYSLIVVSSVPLLAIYPFVQKYFVKGMMIGSIKG
- a CDS encoding type II toxin-antitoxin system HicB family antitoxin; protein product: MPNYIYPVVVEETPTGVSIYFPDFPGTAVTAPSVVTGIKDAKVMLMHRIEEMNDNNEPVPEPSEISAIQLEEPSDRIIYVDVFVIPPADDKTVTKNCTLPKWLRDAGEEANLNFSQLLQQSVREALGIEKRP
- a CDS encoding ABC transporter substrate-binding protein; protein product: MRWKRWSTACLAAVMTLSLLLTACSGSGDNASGTNDGGQAGESIVTAKGTYPIVEEKVTLKVMVPSEALVENFETNEFTKWYEEKTNVHVEWIVVPQQSASEKLNLMLASGDYPDVIMRFGVTPAQQMIYGKQGVFLPLNDLIEQYGDKFKKVLDSNEGLATAITAPDGNIYALPSINDCYHCSMAQKMWIYKPWLDKLGLDVPTTTDELYTVLKAFKEKDPNGNGKADEVPLTGAPRGSGWYSSIDAFLMNSFVLNPVFSESRSHMYVEDGRIQVAFDKPGWRDGLAYMNKLYKEGLIDPQIFTQDSDQLLKLGETSGDPIVGAAFGGHQGVFTQIAGESGRWLDYVTVPPLKGPNGVQYAAYDPFGYSVGSYLITKNAKHPDVAFRWADGFYDEEVSLRTTIGRPGEEWREAKEGEIGINGKPAKWAKLKEYGQIQNVHWEQTAPTNRSNELRLSSAVPNNGEPSLEVILYNETKNNYDPYKPSADMAVPQLFFTDEQAAELSDLSKTINDYVDEMMARFVIGDADLEKDWDTYLQTLEGMNLPRFLEIFQTAYDSKK
- a CDS encoding AraC family transcriptional regulator, which gives rise to MVSFWTRKWMGRLWFRFLLPYLLFLILTLTAGWIAYQETIDVLEREVLERNDKALHQAQTLLETRIAEVESIVQQVADHPKVRGFQVVQKPFAGTNTYKVMSTQKALDDYSISNRFLKDYFIVFRNSSLVISPHRVESLDSFYGDVLRYRDWDMAEWREQTLETYHSKDFIGLHTVKYGTTEEEMITYIRSLGYPGYYQGAVVALIPHAEVGKLLSGINVQAGGWVRVMDTSGQLIGQAMDEAGSGQPGGEVDLAAILERSNPHYRTELNGRDMLVSKTTSPKTGWTYIAAQPADEVLESVHAMKRTTFTLVGLSLVVIVLLALWLSRRNSRPLEGLYSYVHTNAKPGMAQRSRKSDIFGYLRDAFTELLETTKTLDQKLSERQEYARMAVFDRWLRGGYATEQQLESSLAHAGLQRSATMYAVAVLHLGWHGDDWSAPVLDEMGLKMLVVKETASGLDRIPFDLHEVGQDQVALLFYGTEAEADGDGPARFAALMAQTLMELNERLKSAHILPMYTIGGIVTDRMDVPRSLEQAQQLYGMSDGSQDLIWWNEEEHSDAGMYRFNAEMENRLTHAVRGGDEEEVARLCQTVWQDNWEKRPLTCPMERWLLMDMYAAAMKLAQSLDLPLQTDSATFQQKVLKKGSELHKLFPLVRNEFVQLSRTVHERKRSRNATLLEDMMACIREGYVDSSLSLTVISDRLQVSEAYVSAFFKEQTGRNFSDYVEELRLEHAKQLMREGDALTSIAERVGYNSLNSFSRAFKRAHGMSATEYRKWLSEQKRNNDSS
- a CDS encoding ABC transporter substrate-binding protein: MRRKAVLLLTLIVAAASVIAACGKIGGEDGSKSDQSLNSEPFDLKLRHIQLGDANKNRLARLEAVVKKTQEQHPGLTIRLDGVDSEVNRKDKLRSEMAAGNPPDIFDTFGSPDVGLYAKEGLVLDIAPILQELGLKDKFLNLEPWTHDGKIYGLPNGGSIEGYFYNKQYFVEKELELPKTLADLESIADKIKADGKIPFARASKDAWVPLMTINNLWSYYTGPQFTAGFKTGESKWTDPRMVEAISKHQEWVNKGYFKRGELGLEYADQRTQLLTGEAIMMFDGTWGSSGLTEEKTADGKSKFGFFLMPPLKEGDGISAMVDTNNGYAFSAKVAEDPRKLEAVKSFILNFYNEEIQLLGLMEDGVLPSLKMEQSKMEQVVDSGLILEIIQRTNEVRYRWPAFDALIQAEVDTELRIGIQRVMEGDLEPAAMLAAVQKMQDEANMALR
- a CDS encoding type II toxin-antitoxin system HicA family toxin, yielding MRVIIDCEGREKQLGKQRTVREVLQALKAAGFYKSPTHGKGTSHRRYIHKDDPTRYADVSYHSSGEVLAKGTLKSIERTSGVKFCP
- a CDS encoding ABC transporter permease; this translates as MSEQWQPEARSSIPAAAAIPVRKSAFVSYLKRSWQLYALFALPLLYVILFKYGPMVGAQIAFKDYNVVKGMWASDWIGFKHFARFFNSYDFWRIMQNTLIISLYSLAVSTPLPVLLALSLNAVRIRWFKNTVQMVSYAPHFISTVVMVGLLLQFLDPRSGMINQFLGLFGVDPIHFMGEMQFFKSIFVWSGIWQHIGFSCIIYLAALSTVDPALHEAAVLDGAGRVKRIWHIDMPAVLPIAMILLILNTGQLLETGFEKIYLMQNPLNLKTSEVIDTYVYKIGLLSQAMNFSYATAIGLFKSVISLLLIVMVNYTARKTGQESLW